aggaaaggtagggagagaaggaaaatggaagggaggtaggggaggggaagggagggagggaaggagacaggaagggagaggaagaaggagagagagaaggaaactgtTTTTCCATACTTCATTCCGACTTCCTAAGAACTCTGTGAGTTGACCATCATTAATTTAGTAAACAGTGGTAGTAATAGGAAGAGTTGCCCTATTTCCAGttggggaaacggaggcacagagacaggaaggCTTGCCAGTGTCATGAGGTGAGAATATACCATGAAAGCAGAAGAACGCGGCTGTGCCCGGAAACCAGACACGTGTGCTCCACCCAACTCCAGAGCCCGCTCGCTTTCCTCAGCCCCCTGTTCTCTGCTATAATATTTATGAAGGCGGAAGGGGGGGTTAGGGGCGCGGTCGCCACTCTAGCTGATGAAAGGTGCACACATCACCGTAACGCCACTACACGCACAGACGTTTACATTCCAATTCCAGGGGACGCCTCATGCACCCTGTGGACCGATGTGGCCTCCAAGCAGGGACTCTGGCTCTCCACCTTGATCCCCTAGCCCAGTAACTGCAGTGAGCCGAACCCAGAGCCATCTGGGACTCCCCTCCAAGAACCCCATCCTAAAACACTGTTTTCGTGAGTCTCGCTTGCCCCAAACTTACAGGGTTCCATCCTCCCAGATGCACATATCCCAACACCTCCCTTGAATTCGACCCCAACGTAATATTTAAACTTGATTTCCCTGCTGGATATGGAGTTCTCTGCAGACTCTTCTCTAGCTCCCTCTCGAGAGAGCCACCCTGGCTGTGTCTGGGTTTCCTGAGATCAgctttctacttcttccttcctggGGTTGCTCCTGATACCCTTTCCTATTGTCTTTGTTGGTACGgacgtttgtttatttagagagcaggcacgcacgagtcggggaggggcagagagccggagacagagaatcccaagcaggagccacGCTGGGCCgcagccccatatggggcttgatctcacaaccacgacatcatgacctgagccagtaccAAGAGTccgtcgcttaaccgactgagccacccaggcgcccctctcctcccccctttaACTGCAGTTCTGCGCACAGCCTGCTTAGCATTTACCAAACTTTGGCTCACTCTGAGACGTGAGGGAAGCCCCACTACTCCCCGAAAGCCAACTCCGCTTCTACCAGGGGCTGCCGGGAACACTCTTCAGAGGTTTGGATCCTTGCCCACTTCCACCAAGCTGCATAACCTTGGGAAGGTCACCCAACCTCTCCAAGCCTCCGTCGCCTTGCTTCAGTAAGAAACAGTGATGCCTCGCaccactctcctcccctccccgcggACAGCTGCAAGATTCGTCAGCCAGGCCCCGGTGCGCAGCCGGCACTCACGTGAGGTCACCAGCACGAGCAAGCACGGCCACGTTCACTCCACAGGCTCGCACATCCACCCAGGGGCAGGGGTTATGCTCCATGTCCGGCACCTTCGATCACAGCGAGGGCCCAAGCACAGCCTGAGCCCCCTCAGCCCTGACCCCTTACCTCCAGCATCAGCTCCGGTCGTCTGAGCCCGTCCTGTGGGCCTTCCTTCTATTACCTTGTACACGTCTCAGCTCAGGAGAGGGGGCACCATCGtgatccccattgtacagatgcgGCACGGGAGGCACAGGGATGTCAGCTGATTTACCTGGGCCACAGAGCAACttagtgggggtggggctccATCATTTTCAGCGTCTTTCTCTCATGTGGGCTGATCCCTCTGCTCAGACTGGGAGAAGCCAGGGCACAAAGGCTGAGTCTGCGCTGGAGGCACTGCCCACACTACCTGCCACGGGGCCCTGTAAGCACAGCAGGCCACGAGGTTTGGTGACTGGAGCCCAGGTAGGTACAAACAGACATGcagcggggcgcctggctggctcagttgggggagtgtgactcttgctctcagggccatgggctcgagccccacgttgggtggagagattactgaaaaaaagagttaaaaaaacaaagaccccaAATGACGTGTGGCCCTGGAGACCTGACGGTCACAAGAAAACTTCCTGTCCTCGTTGTCAACTGCCAGAGAACAACCAGCACCTGTCTTCTCTCACGGACCCTTgcaaataaagaaacacaaaattggCTGAAATCAGAAATGCGAGACAGTGTGGTGTGGCCAccggaaatattttatttttgtcacctCAATTACTCCCGCAGCACCCTGGTGAGGTGGTGGCTATTGCTGTCCTCGTTATACGGATGAGGACACCTGAGGAAACCGAGACTCAGCAACTCAACAGGCTAGCCAGCTAGCCAGGGCGAGCAAGCCGCGGCGCAGACCCCGGCAGGCTGGCTCCAGAGCGCCCACGGCCATAAACCCGGCACATCGAACCCCAGTCGTGGCTATTTTTGCTCAGGACGAGGCTCCATTCGGTTGCTAAGGTTTGCAAAGTGTGAAGTTACTGAAGAAAATACTACCACAACTGATGCCAAGGTAGGGCAATAGTTGTCTCGGGACACGGGAGGGACTGAGATGGAGCCAACGGGAAGGCTCCGTGGGAACGGGAGACACGAAAGAACGCGCCCCCTCAGCGGTCACGGATGACCGCAGCTAGTCCAGCACAAACAGAATGAAAGCCCTCGTAGGCCGCTCACGCGATAACTAATCTCAAGTCGAAACTGGGCATAGGGTGTCCAGCCGAGGCGGGGCAGGTGCCTGCGGCATTCAACAAGGGCCTCCCTGAGGAGGAAACATCTGGTTAAAGTCGTCAGGAGGACGCAGTCACCTTGCATCCCTCACCACCTCTTTGAAAACGAATTGGTCCGCAAACCTCTTTTAGTTAGTTTCTTACCCATCCTCCAGGGGCATGAGGCAGGGGCACTTATCCCTGAGACTCAGCGGGTGAGGTGACTAGGGCCCGTGATGCATTTAGGAACCCACAGAAATGATGGAGTGTCTGAATTCAAATGGGGGCGAGGAGAATGGCCGTGGGGTAAACGAGGGATATAAATCGAGCACGTTGTCGAGCATAAGGCCCACTGTGGGAAGCTGTTTTCAATATTTAGGGTATTAACGAGTCTTGGAACATCAATAAAACAGTTCTGGCGGGGAAAACCACAGAGCCCTCAATCTGGTCTGCTCCCTTTTATTTGACAAGAAATAAGCATGCATACCATTAAGTGGAGTTCAGTATTTGCTTACAGGTTTCCTCTGTTGATGTAAAAGTGACATACAAAAGAGTGCACAAATCTCAAACTTACATttgttgagttttgacaaacTACATAAAACTATGTAGAGTCACTCTTTATCACGGATTCCTTGCTATACCCCAAATCTCTTGTCCCCTGTCTCTTTTCTGTACTCACCTGGAGAAACCAAAACCCTACATAAATTCAACTCTCCGACCAATAAAAACGTATCCCTGccgtaagaaaaataaataaataaaaaaggaaaagaaaaagaaagagaaaaaggaaacaaccaacaagaAACGAaatttatttaggggtgcctgggtggctcagtcggttaagcatctggctttggctcactTCATGGTCTCTGGGTTCATGAGGTCCAGAccccatcgggctctctgccttcagcacagagcccccttgagatcctctgtccctcccgccccgcttgtgctcgctctcaaaataaataaaaacaaaagaagtaaacTTCATTTATTCCCTCAGCGAGGGCTCAGGAAGATCTTTCTAGAAAAACCGAGAggctgagggaagggagaaatggcGGCGGGAAATTACCCGCGTCCCAAAGGTCCCAACCCTTGAGGGATATGCATGCTTGTATAGAGAAATCTATAGTTAGAGGCATAGCTGCTGTGCAGGAATGCTTCAGGATAGGCGGTTACAAtgagacaaagaaacaaatatttgaaaaagaaaaattgcaagaaaaaaaaagcaggagctTTGTGCACTTTAAGCAGCCTTGAATGCACTGTGCAGGTCTGTAGCCCTGCACCGAGATGTAGCTTCGTCACTAAAATTCTGGAGGCACCGGACTTTCCCAAGGGGCAcgtgtggttttatttgcataGTGCATCCGAGCACCAGGCACGATCAGCAACCCCAAGCCCCAGCTCCTGTTCCCGGGTACCCGGGAGTTTGGCGGGCTCTAACTTCAGCATCTCGCTGAAAAAACTCAGAGTGTGCCACCTCAGAGCTGATCACATTCATTTGATGACTATTCCCTGCTTTGTACCGGCTGCTAGGTCcagaggttggggggtgggggtggggctggcccAAGAGAGATTGTCCCAACATTTCTGCCAGGTCTCCAGACCTAGGGTGAGGTCTGTCTCTCACCCTATGGAAATAGGCAAACACAATGCAGCACAGCCCCTTGCTCGGGAGTGGGGGAGACATGCCGCCAGTTTGGGGGACACGAGCTAAGCTACAACCGAAGCCGCCAGTTCTGGTTACCCATAGTCCCCTCCGATGCCTTAGAGCAagtgctccccaccccagccctcttgGCAGGAGCACCCGCCCACTTGGTGCCCAAGCCCAGCCGCATGCGCACCTTGGCGAGCCCAACCCCCACTAAAGGGTGGTATATATAAAGCGCCTAGCCGGACGCTGAGTAGCTGAACTCGACGGCACGGCAGCGTAGCCACCGCTTCACGTGTGACCCAGCGATCCAGCAGATCCCGACGCAGATCCACACAGGACGGCAGAGGGATACTATGGATCCTTTCAACCAATTCAAGCGCGAAGTCACGGGCTTCCCCAGCCTGGGGGTCGACGAGGACCGGGAAGAGCTGCGTGGTCTGTGCCCGTCGGGACCAGCGTCTTCGCCACGTCCCAGAAATGAAGGGTCCCTGGGCGAGGGGAGCGGTCTGGCCACCCCTCAGATGCCTCCCCTGGTCTCCTCCCCACAGCCCGGGCTCTGATGCTGATATCTGtctctggatttcttcttttgcAGAAAGCAAGCAAGTGAGGATGTCGCTTACCAGAAATGGAGAGGCGGAGAAAGTCAGGGCCGAGTTCGCACCCGAGCAGCAGGCGGCAGGCATACGAATCAAGGAGGAAGAAGACAGCGGCGACGACGGTGCTGGTTATGGCCACAGCAATGGCAGAGAAGGGGCCGGCAACGTGGGCGCTGGATATCCGTGGCCCCCGGGCTGCGAAACCCGCGATGTGGGCTGCGGCCGCAGCCCACGGCAGTTGGAGCTAGTGGAGCCGAAGCAGGAGGAGCACTTGCCCCCCGCcgcggctccggctccggctccggttCCGGCTCAGGCTCCGGCTCCGgttccggctccggctccggctcccgCTCCAGGAGGGAGGCAGCCGGCGGGCCCCCGCATCCTGTTCACCCCGCTGCAGGTGCGCCATCTGGAGAGCTTGTTCCACTACACCCAGTATCCCAGCACCACCATGCGGTAAGTGGGCTTCTGCGCTGGGCGCCGGTGCGGGGTGCGGGGGGAGTGGCTGTGGTTGGTGGGGAcggcgcgggggggggggcgggaagaacGGGGTGGGTCTGTGGCGGGGGGAGCGACGGCGGGAACGGGACGGCGgcgagtgggggggggtggcggcgCGGAGGCTTGTCACGTGTCTCTCTCCTCGTGGCTGAAGTAAAACCTACCGGGCCCTCGAGGCTGCCGGTCCCGCGCCTCCCTTGGTTTAGGTGGGAGCTGAGGGCTCTGCGGGTGGGGACCAAGGGGGACGTTCAGGTGGAGTGGAACATCTGGAGCCGGGAAACTGTCCGCTGCGGCTAATAGAAGAAAAGTCCTAGAAAGTCCTACTAGaagcgaggggggggggggcgggggggaaggggcgAGGGCGAGAAGTCTGAGACGCGGGAGCAAACGGGCTAGTAGGATCCCGCCTTTGCTTAAAATGGTGATAAATCTGCTCGTTGTGGATTATTTCTGCACCggtttttagtgttatttttacattttagtgttatttttaaattatttacgtATTTGAGGTGATCCCAACTCACTAAAGTAATcccaatttatgtattttaaatacacccatcgtggggctggaactcatgacccttgACGTCGAGAGTCACAGGCTCCTGCAACCGAACCCGCCAGTCGGCCCTGCCCtgatttggatatttttaaatagtgcGCCGGAAAACGGTCTCGAGTAGTGAATGTCCTGCATTCCCTTAAACTTTGCTagaggtctttaaaaataaattaaaatttacagaagaagaaaaggggcgcggctggctcagtccgtagagcatatgaattttgatctcgagtcgtgagttcaagccccattttggacccgtagcctacttaagaaaaccgtaaatcgggcgcctgggtggctcagtggttgagcgtcccacttcgtcAGGTCGAGAGATCTCTCGGCGTTCTGGGATTCCAGCCCCACCTCTGACTTTGCCTGaaatgctttggattctgtctccctccctgttcacCCCTTCCACGCTTGCGCGTGGCGctgtctcaaatataagtaaacatttaaaaaaaagaaaagaaaaaataataaaattgaaaaaaaattaaaattaaatcgtGCCGACGGAAAAACTGCCCTCAAAGGAAGCCTCAAGCTACCCCTTACAGAATagtgggggcggggatggggggggagagagcgtgtgtgtgtgtgtgtgtgtgtgtgtgtgtgtgtgtgtgtgttggggggtggatGGTGGATGGCAGGGGGGAAGTTAGTGATAGAAAAATGTAACAAAGCACGACCAAGGAATAAACAGCAGTTTGTGCCATCCTTTAGCCTCTAGTGGGCATGTACTCTTAACTGGGTTCATTACTGGTAGAtaaagagagatgggggaggggacgggatgggaggggaggggagagacagagagagagagaacgcatgttGTTTTAGGGCtctaatttatcattattttttatttttattaaaaatttttttaacgtttatttatttttgagacagagagagacagagcatgaaagggggaggggcagagagagagggagacacagaatctgaaacaggctccggctctgagctgtcagcatagagccggacatggggctggaactcacggacctcgagatcatgacccgagccgaagtcggacactcaaccaactgagccacccaggcaccccttagggCTCTAATTTAACCCATAAATTGGGTAAGAGCAATGACTGAAAGTCCACACAGATAGTTCCTCAGTcagattctttttcattttggtgttgATAACactaaaagaaactgaattagaaTGTCACGTGTTCTTGGGGACTGTGCCTCCTTTACCCACCAAGACTTGGCTTCCCTTAAATTCTTTGTCAACTGAACCTCACTGTAAATCCTGAAATGGCGTGACTTTTCCTAGTGCAGAAACTGGTTCATAAAATGTCACTGACATCTCCCCgaaaacaatttttcaaaagatgaatgaaaaatgctgtattttaacTCACTGCCAACTCCACATACTGATCCTTGCGATTTTTCTCCCCTCAGCCAGGAACTTTCGAGATTCATGAATGTGCCTGTAGCCAG
This region of Acinonyx jubatus isolate Ajub_Pintada_27869175 chromosome X, VMU_Ajub_asm_v1.0, whole genome shotgun sequence genomic DNA includes:
- the LOC113597650 gene encoding homeobox protein ESX1-like isoform X2, whose translation is MDPFNQFKREVTGFPSLGVDEDREELRESKQVRMSLTRNGEAEKVRAEFAPEQQAAGIRIKEEEDSGDDGAGYGHSNGREGAGNVGAGYPWPPGCETRDVGCGRSPRQLELVEPKQEEHLPPAAAPAPAPVPAQAPAPVPAPAPAPAPGGRQPAGPRILFTPLQVRHLESLFHYTQYPSTTMRQELSRFMNVPVARVQVWFKNRRAKLRRQQRALRYRNMPPMAIVPPFNFNVGGPYRGIFNRGPDCMWMPQEPMMPGPPRPPRPPFPPMFLPPPPWLHPPFPPCGCPPPFRHCGCPPPFPRYGCPPMAHPGAVPPVALP
- the LOC113597650 gene encoding homeobox protein ESX1-like isoform X1; translation: MKGPWARGAVWPPLRCLPWSPPHSPGSDADICLWISSFAESKQVRMSLTRNGEAEKVRAEFAPEQQAAGIRIKEEEDSGDDGAGYGHSNGREGAGNVGAGYPWPPGCETRDVGCGRSPRQLELVEPKQEEHLPPAAAPAPAPVPAQAPAPVPAPAPAPAPGGRQPAGPRILFTPLQVRHLESLFHYTQYPSTTMRQELSRFMNVPVARVQVWFKNRRAKLRRQQRALRYRNMPPMAIVPPFNFNVGGPYRGIFNRGPDCMWMPQEPMMPGPPRPPRPPFPPMFLPPPPWLHPPFPPCGCPPPFRHCGCPPPFPRYGCPPMAHPGAVPPVALP
- the LOC113597650 gene encoding homeobox protein ESX1-like isoform X3, with the translated sequence MSLTRNGEAEKVRAEFAPEQQAAGIRIKEEEDSGDDGAGYGHSNGREGAGNVGAGYPWPPGCETRDVGCGRSPRQLELVEPKQEEHLPPAAAPAPAPVPAQAPAPVPAPAPAPAPGGRQPAGPRILFTPLQVRHLESLFHYTQYPSTTMRQELSRFMNVPVARVQVWFKNRRAKLRRQQRALRYRNMPPMAIVPPFNFNVGGPYRGIFNRGPDCMWMPQEPMMPGPPRPPRPPFPPMFLPPPPWLHPPFPPCGCPPPFRHCGCPPPFPRYGCPPMAHPGAVPPVALP